From Candidatus Stygibacter australis:
ATTATCAAAAACAGAATATTGCCTATTTTGCAACCTTTGCAGTTTCATCACTGCTATCGGTATTTTTGATTGCTGCGGGAAAGACATCACTTGCTTTGATGGATACTGTGTGGGGAATTGGTCTTACTGCCCTGATATTTTTTTATTATCTTAAAAGTACTCACAATTACCACACAGCTTTTATGTATAGCTCAGGAAATGGTGTCTTATATGGATTTGTCAGACAATTGCTGTATGGGCAGTTCATAAATGATCAAATCAGTGAAAGTAGTTATCAAAGTCTGGAAATGATGAAAGAGATGTTCAAGGACAATCCAGAGTTCTTAACCCTGGCGGAACAATCTACCCAAACCAGTGTCACATTTTTTCATAATCACGGAACAGCTATCTGGTTTATGGTGATTTTCTTTGCTCTTTATCTGGGCTCACTCTGGCTTTCTGCCAGAACAAAAACTAACTGGAATCATGCTGCATTTGCTCTGCCATACTGGTCTGCTTATCTGCTTATTTCAGCTATGCTTTTCTTTTTGATACCTGCAACGAGAACAACAGGAGCAAATCTTTTACTCATAATATTGCCATGTTTCTTGATTCAGGGTATTGCAGTTTCCTTTTATTTCTGGAAATTTACAACAACCAGCAATCGATTTGTGCTTTTCTTAATAATTTCAGTTATATTACTGAATTATATTCTTATTCTCTTACTGATTTTGCTTGGTATTGCTGATCTCTGGTTACAATTCCGGCAAAAGCATCAGCAAAAATTGAAGTCGATGTAAAAAAAAATATTCATATCTGGAGGTATAGATGAAAGTAATATTAAAACAAGATATAAACAAAAAGGGACAGGCGGGTGACGTTATCAAAGTCGCTGACGGCTTTGCGCGTAATTATCTGCTTCCCAGAGGTATTGCCATTGTAGCAAATACCTATAATCTCTCAAAAGTGGAAGCCATTCGCAAAGATGCTGAATTGGCTCGCCTGGAACTGGAGAACAAATATAAAGCTATAGCTGCTCAAGTGGCTGATGTCATTCTCACATTTAAAAGAAAAGCCGATGAACAAGAACATTTATTTGGCTCAGTTTCTGAAAACGACATTGCTGATGTTTTAGCAGAAAAAGGTCTTGAAGTTCATAGGTCTAATATCAAAATGGAAAATCACCTGAAAAGTATTGGTGAATTCCAGGTTGCAATTTCTTTCCCTGGAGATATTAATTCTTCTCTGAAAGTTGTAGTAGAAAAAGACCAATAACTGGAGGTTATAGTGAAGAAGATCCTCAATAAGGTAGTGAATGTTATAGGCTGGCTTGTTCTGCTTTTAGCTTTTTCATCCATAGGCTTTGCTACCAGTAAACCTGCTCAGGGTGTTCCCCTGTATATGCTTTTTTTCCTTCTCGTTTTTGCTGGGGTATATTACTTTGTATCCAAGCAGAAGCATGATCAAAAGAAAGTAGCGGAAAAGAATAGTATTTTTCCCAGAATTATAGGTGGTGTTATATTAGTTATCGCCTTATTAATGCCCTGGTTTGTTTTTGCCAAGATCAATCTCGCACCCTCTACCTATATTATCATTATAGCATTTACTGCTGTAATGATTTTTTTAGCACTTCTGGCAATAAGAATAATTAATCGGGCAGGGGAAAATACTAAACTTCGTCTTGCGGGTTATCTCATCCTCGTTGCTTTGGCTGCGATTCCGGCGATAGCTGCTATATATTTCTTTTTGCAGTATTTCAATAGACCCTATGATGCATTGGGTACAGCTTACTGGTGCACTGTTGCTATTGCGGTTTTCGCCTGGTGGGGATTTTCTTTAGTCGGTAAAAAATCATAGTTATGGCTTTTCGGGCTACCGGTGATTTTCTATATGATCTGATTATCAGAATTGCCGGAGAAGACAACAAAGATTATACCACTATTCTGATGGGATGGAAGAAAATAGTTGGTAAATCTGTTGCTGAAAAAGCAAAACCTGTTAAATATGAAAATAATGTCCTGAAAGTTACTGTATCCAATAATATCTGGTTACAGGAAATGATTCTGTACAAGCATAAGATCCGGGCTAAATACCGGAAAAAATATGGTTTAGATATTCAGGATATTATCTTTTTCGTTAAAACTTAGGTAAATTATGCCGGGGATAATATTATCTCCGGCAAAAAATATGGTATTCTTATGAAAATAGCTCCTTCAATACTCTCGGCTGATTTCCTCAATCTTGAGCGTGAGCTCAAAAAGGTGATCAAAGCTGGAGCAGACATATTACATCTTGATGTTATGGATGGGCATTTTGTTCCCAATCTTACATTTGGATACCCCTTGATCAAAAAGCTCAGACAAAATTTTGATATTCCACTGGATGCTCATTTAATGATCACAAATCCTGAAAGCTATATTCCGCTTCTGGCTGAAATCGGAGTGGATTTCATTTCTATTCATCAGGAAACAGTATATCACCTGCATCGCTATATTCAAATGATCAAGGATTATGGAATCAAAGCCGGGATTGCCTTAAATCCCTCTACCCCGGTTTCTACTATATTCCCAATCATCGAGCATCTTGATTTTGTGCTCATTATGAGCGTAAATCCTGGGTTTGGAGGTCAAAAATTCCTTCCCCTGGTTCTAAGAAAAATCTCTGAACTTAGGAATAAAGCTGAACAATTGAATCCAGATCTGTTAATTGAAGTTGATGGTGGAGTTAATCATATAAATGCTGCTGAACTAAAGAAAGCAGGGGCAGATATTCTGGTTGCCGGGTCATATATATTCGACTCGGAAGATCCATCTATCCCCATTAACCTGCTTAAAAATCTATAGGATAATATATGTTTAATAGTCTCCAGGAAAGATTTGATGTGATTTTCCGAAAACTGAAAGGTAAAGGAAAACTCAATGAAGATAACATCAAAGATGCAATGCGCGAAATAAGACGGGCTTTACTGGAAGCTGATGTTAATTTTAAAATAGTAAAAAACTTTGTTGCTCAGGTTTCTGAAAAGGCAGTGGGACAGGAAGTTATGAAAAGTCTCACTCCTGGTCACCAAGTTGTGAAGATTGTTCACGAGCAATTGATACATCTGATGGGTACTGAGAATTTTAAATTTACTCTTAATGACAATAAGATCAATAAAATTATGATGGTTGGTTTGCAGGGTTCTGGTAAAACCACAACAGCTGCTAAGCTTGCAAATCTCGGCAGAAAAAAGTTCAAAGGTATAGAACCCACTCTTGTGGCTTGTGATGTTTATCGTCCTGCAGCTATTGAGCAATTAACTGTTTTAGGAAAACAACTGGATATCCCCACTTTCACCATAGATACCAAAAATGTTGTTAAAATTGCCAAGAAAGCCTTGAAACAGGCCGAAAACGATAATCATAATCTCATGATCTTTGATACTGCCGGAAGACTTCATATCGATCAAGTGCTTATGAAAGAGCTTAGAGACCTGAAACAGGCTATCCAGCCAGATTATATCTTTTTTGTGGCTGACGCAATGACCGGACAGGATGCTGTTAATATCGCTCGAGAGTTCAATCAGCAACTGGAATTTGATGGAGTGATCCTCACCAAAATGGATAGTGATGCCAGAGGTGGAGCAGCTCTTTCCATAAAAGCAGTTACTGGGAAACCAGTTGTTTTTATTGGAGCAGGAGAAAAGGTCAGTGATCTGGAAGAATTCTATCCCAAGCGGATGGCTGATCGTATTCTTGGTATGGGAGATGTGTTATCTCTCATAGAAAAGGCTGAAACAGCCATTGATGAAGAAGAAGCCCTTAAATTAGCTGATAAAATGAAGAAAAATCAGTTCAATTTAACTGATTTTCTCAACCAGTTAGCTCAAATTAAAAAAATGGGTCCCATGGATCAGCTTCTGGGTATGCTGCCCGGAATGAATAATAATGCCATGAAAAACATTAAAGTTGATGATAATGAAATGGGGAAAATTGAAGCAATTATCCTCTCGATGACTCCTCGTGAGAGAGATAAACCAGCCCTGATAAACGGCAGCAGAAGATTACGCATTGCCAACGGCAGTGGAACTACAGTACAACATGTGAATCGCCTGCTTAAGCAATTTGAGCAAATGAAGAAGATGATGAAAAAATTTAGCAGCCCTAAGTTTATGAAAAGTGGTATGTTGCCTTTTTAATTTTTACTTGACGAGATTAAGACTTAAAAAAAATTTCCTTAATATTCTGGAAATGTAAATAAAGGAGTGTGAATGGTAAAACTGAGACTGAAAAGAATGGGCACTGTAGATAAGCCCTTCTATCGTATTGTTGCTGTTGACTCAAGAAAGAAAAGAGATGGAAAGTACCTGGAATGTGTGGGATATTATGATCCCAAGACAGATCCACTTACACTCAAGGTTGAAGCTGACCGGGTTATATATTGGTTAGGTGTTGGTGCTCAACCTTCTGACACTGTCCGTTCTCTTTTCAGAAAAGCAGGTGTAATGGAAAAATGGCATAACCTGCGCTTTACAGCAAAAACTGATCAAGAAACTGAAATTGTGGATGAAATTGTAGAAGAAATAGTACCTGTTACTGTTGAAACTGAAATTGCCGCTGAAACTGAAGGAGATATCTAATGAAAGAACTGATCGAATTTGTCGTGAAAGCTCTGGTAGACGATCCAGCTACTATCGAAGTTACTGAAGTAGCCGGAGATAAAGTGACAATCTTCGAACTTAGAGCAGATAAAGCAGATATCGGTAAGATCATTGGTAAAAAAGGACGCACCGCTGGTGCTATTCGTACCATCCTCAACGCCGTTTCTGCAAGACAAGGAAAGCGTGCTGTTCTCGAAATTATCGAGTAATGACATTTGATGACCTTGTTCAAATAGGTAAATTAGGAAATTCCAATCGTGCCCCTGAGGGCTTCCTCAGATTTCAGCCTAATTGGAATTTCCATACTTATTTTCTCGATATTAAAGATATTTTTTTGGTCTTTACAGATCATAGAGTGCGTTATGTGACAATAGAAGATATTCGTCAGGATAAATTCTTTTGGATCAAGATTAAGGAAAGTGATGTTATTGAAGAAGTGATTGCTTGTAAATCTGTGCAATACTGTCTCCCGAAATCTTTGGTCAAATCTTCCCAATATCAGAATGATGATGATTTTCTCACTGGTATGACAGTGATGGTCGATAACCTCACTATAGGACAGGTAGTGGAGTCATTCTACAATGGTGCTCATAATACTCTGGTCGTGAATACTACTGATCAGAAAGAAATTATGATACCTATTGTGGATAGATATATTATCTCCATTGACAAATCAAATCATCTTATCATGGCAAAAAACGTTAAGGAACTTCTTGAACTATGATTATTGATGTCATCACTCTCTTTCCTGAAATGTTTTCCTCATTTCTGCAAAGCAGCATCGTTAATCGAGCTATCAAAGCCAAAGCTGTTGAAGTGAGATTCACTCAACTCAGGGATTTTGGTATTGGAAATTATAACCAGGTGGATGATTATCCCTATGGGGGTGGTGCTGGTATGGTGTTGAAACCAGAACCGGTCTATCAGGCACTGCAAGCATTAAAGTTTCAGCAGAATAAGCGCCCTGTTATTTTCTTTACACCACAGGCACCTTTGCTCAAACAAACTGACGTGAACCGGCTTTGCCAGACTGAACAGCTTATCATCATCTGTGGACATTATAAAGGTATTGATCAACGGGTTAGAGACGCATATGTAACCGAAGAATTCTCTATAGGTGATTATGTACTCACAGGCGGAGAACTTCCAGCCATGGTCTTTATAGATGCCGTAGCGAGGTTGCAGGATGAAGTGCTGGGTGATATGGAATCTGCTCTTACGGATTCACATCAGGACGGATTACTGGGTTGCCCCCAATATACAAGACCTGCTGTGTTCAATCAGATGACTGTTCCCGATGTTCTTACCAGTGGAGATCATAAAAAAATCTCTCAGTGGAGACAGGATAAAGCCTGGGAACTTACAAAAAAGATCAGACCAGATTTAATCGATGAATAAACCTAATATCTATCTGGCTTTGATACATCATCCAGTAATTAATAAATTTGGTGATATTATCACTACCTCAATCACCAACCTGGATATTCACGATATATCTCGATCCTGCCTTACTTTTGAGGTTAAGAATTTCTTTATTGTCACTCCGCTTTCCAGTCAGAAAGAGATGATCAGCAGAATTATGAAATTCTGGCAGACTGAAGCTGCAAGTAATTACAATGCTTTCCGCTCTCAGGCTTTAAATATTGTCAGACATGCTGATACTTTTGATGACGTGATTAAGTATATACAAAAACAGGAAAGCAACGATCCAGTAGTCGTCGGCACAACCGCTATTGAAAGAAATGACCAGATCAATTATGGTGATTTCTGTAAAAATTACTTAGCAGGCTCATCTCCCGTTTTACTGCTTTTTGGTACCGGGAATGGCTTGGCTCAATCAATATTGTCCGAGTGTGACCTGATTTTGAAACCTGTTTATGGTTCTGGTCAATATAATCACCTCTCGGTGAGAAGTGCTGCTGCTATTATCCTGGACCGTTTGACTTCCGAAAAATAAAGGAGGTAACATGAATATTATTCATGAAGCTACTGCTGATCAGCTGAGAACTGATCACCCCGAATTCCGAGTCGGTGATACTATCAAGGTTCACTATCTAATCAAAGAAGGCTCAAAAGAAAGAATTCAGGTTTTCCAAGGTATCGTGATGCAAAGAAGAGGTGAAAAAGTCTCTCAATCATTTACGGTGCGTAAGATAAGCAATGGCGTTGCTGTAGAAAGGGTTTTCCCCTTTCATTCCCCACACGTAAGCAAAATTGAAGTGATCAGATTTGGTCGCGTTAGACGTGCAAAACTTTTCTATCTCAGAAGAGTGAAAGGTAAAGCTGCTCGTGTGAAGGAAAAGAAACGCTATTAATCCATATTAGGGAGCGTCAGCTCCCTTTTTTTTATCCTGGAGTTATAAATGAAAATTATTGCCATACTCACATTGATACTGATCATCACCTCTTCCCTATACGCTGTTTCTGATCAGCAGAATAAGTTAAATATTTCCTACCTTGATGATCTTGATCTTAAGCTGGTTGATTCTATAGATCTCATTATTGCTTTTAATAAAACCGCTGAGAATATGAAAGGATATATTGAAGGGGCTGAAGATTTCAGTGAATATCTTTTGGCTCTCACAATGGAGATATCAACTCTCAGAAAAATGATCCAGCAGTCACAAGACCTTGATCCTGATCAAAGAGAAATTACTATCCGAAAAATTATGGAAGAAATGCAACCGGAAAGAATTAAAGTTAAAGAAAATATCGATAATGACCTGGATAAACAGAATTCCAAATATCTTGAGCAAAGACTCGTTAAATTAAGTCAACAGCTTATTTCCTATAAAACTGAGATAATGAAAGAGGAAAACATCATCTCGGAATCTCAAAAGATATCTCAAAATTATCTGGGTACTCATAATAGACATTTTGTTTATCATTTGCTTTATTGCTTCGCTTTGGATTATTCAATTCTTTCAAAAACTAATCGTCAGTTTCTCGTAGATCTCATTACTGCCGTGGATATGAATATCTACAAGCAAAAATTATAATAAAATTATATCAGATATAAAAAAATCCCTCTACATTAGCAGAGGGATTTTTTTTTAAGCTATTGCTTTATTTGCCCTGAAATAAATCTTCTTCATTACATTTGCAAACTTTAATAAATTCATAACGAGGCATCCAGGTACCTGCTTTGGAAGCCCGGTTCCTGATCAGCTTCACTTTCTTGATCTCTGTATTACACTTGGGACACATTACTTTCCCTTCTGTACTTAACTCATGCGCCAGTTTGGCTGCAAATGATCTTCCCTTTGCCATATTATTACTCCTTGAGTTATACTCTTTCTATGTATTCTCCCGTCCTGGTGTCTATACGTACCTTATCGCCCACTTCTATGAAAAAGGGGACTGTCAGGTCTAAACCACGGTCGGTCGTCGCTTTCTTGCCACTTACGGAAGCCGAATTACCCCTCACATTGGGCTCGCATTCCTCAATGGCCTGCTCCACCACTATCGGTAACTCGATGCCTAAAATCTCGCCTGTCGGTCCAAGCTTCATCGCTACTTCCATATTATCTACTAAAAATTTTTCTGCATTCCCTATCGTTTCAGGGGGTACATTCAATTGCTCATAAGTGGTGCTGTCCATAAATACGTAAAAAGTACCATCAAAATATAAATATTCCTTCTTGTGCTTTTCCACCCGAACTTCGTCCAGCTTCTCACTTGTCCGAAATGTATTATCTATAACTTTACCAGTTCTGATATTTTTCAGCTTTGTGCGTACAAAAGCTGCACCTTTACCTGGCTTTACATGCTGAAATTCAACTATCTCATAAAGACCATTTTTAAAATCGATGATCATTCCGTTTCTGATATCTGATGTAGTTGCCATCAGCACTCCTTTTTCCTTCTTACAATTAACTTTAACTCAATTTTTTCCTAAAAAAGCAATAAAATTTTTAACTCTATATCTGGCAAGCAAATTATTCAAATATACCCTTAGCGATATCTTCTTAAACGCTTGTGTTCTGTCTGATGTTTGCTTCCAGAAAATTTGTAGCCCAGGGTAAAGGTCAAATTATGCTGCTTATATTCCCAGGATTTCCGTAGAAAATCCTCAAGCATGTTACCTGATATAAATATTTCATTACTGAAATGCGGTGCATTGATACTTGTAATGCCATATATATAATTCAAATCGAGTATGAACCTTCTTCCTTCCAGACCCGCACCTGATATCAAATTAAATGAAAATCTATTTAATTCATCAAGG
This genomic window contains:
- a CDS encoding DUF2232 domain-containing protein — its product is YQKQNIAYFATFAVSSLLSVFLIAAGKTSLALMDTVWGIGLTALIFFYYLKSTHNYHTAFMYSSGNGVLYGFVRQLLYGQFINDQISESSYQSLEMMKEMFKDNPEFLTLAEQSTQTSVTFFHNHGTAIWFMVIFFALYLGSLWLSARTKTNWNHAAFALPYWSAYLLISAMLFFLIPATRTTGANLLLIILPCFLIQGIAVSFYFWKFTTTSNRFVLFLIISVILLNYILILLLILLGIADLWLQFRQKHQQKLKSM
- the rplI gene encoding 50S ribosomal protein L9, encoding MKVILKQDINKKGQAGDVIKVADGFARNYLLPRGIAIVANTYNLSKVEAIRKDAELARLELENKYKAIAAQVADVILTFKRKADEQEHLFGSVSENDIADVLAEKGLEVHRSNIKMENHLKSIGEFQVAISFPGDINSSLKVVVEKDQ
- a CDS encoding DUF721 domain-containing protein, with the translated sequence MAFRATGDFLYDLIIRIAGEDNKDYTTILMGWKKIVGKSVAEKAKPVKYENNVLKVTVSNNIWLQEMILYKHKIRAKYRKKYGLDIQDIIFFVKT
- the rpe gene encoding ribulose-phosphate 3-epimerase, with amino-acid sequence MKIAPSILSADFLNLERELKKVIKAGADILHLDVMDGHFVPNLTFGYPLIKKLRQNFDIPLDAHLMITNPESYIPLLAEIGVDFISIHQETVYHLHRYIQMIKDYGIKAGIALNPSTPVSTIFPIIEHLDFVLIMSVNPGFGGQKFLPLVLRKISELRNKAEQLNPDLLIEVDGGVNHINAAELKKAGADILVAGSYIFDSEDPSIPINLLKNL
- the ffh gene encoding signal recognition particle protein translates to MFNSLQERFDVIFRKLKGKGKLNEDNIKDAMREIRRALLEADVNFKIVKNFVAQVSEKAVGQEVMKSLTPGHQVVKIVHEQLIHLMGTENFKFTLNDNKINKIMMVGLQGSGKTTTAAKLANLGRKKFKGIEPTLVACDVYRPAAIEQLTVLGKQLDIPTFTIDTKNVVKIAKKALKQAENDNHNLMIFDTAGRLHIDQVLMKELRDLKQAIQPDYIFFVADAMTGQDAVNIAREFNQQLEFDGVILTKMDSDARGGAALSIKAVTGKPVVFIGAGEKVSDLEEFYPKRMADRILGMGDVLSLIEKAETAIDEEEALKLADKMKKNQFNLTDFLNQLAQIKKMGPMDQLLGMLPGMNNNAMKNIKVDDNEMGKIEAIILSMTPRERDKPALINGSRRLRIANGSGTTVQHVNRLLKQFEQMKKMMKKFSSPKFMKSGMLPF
- a CDS encoding KH domain-containing protein → MKELIEFVVKALVDDPATIEVTEVAGDKVTIFELRADKADIGKIIGKKGRTAGAIRTILNAVSARQGKRAVLEIIE
- the trmD gene encoding tRNA (guanosine(37)-N1)-methyltransferase TrmD — protein: MIIDVITLFPEMFSSFLQSSIVNRAIKAKAVEVRFTQLRDFGIGNYNQVDDYPYGGGAGMVLKPEPVYQALQALKFQQNKRPVIFFTPQAPLLKQTDVNRLCQTEQLIIICGHYKGIDQRVRDAYVTEEFSIGDYVLTGGELPAMVFIDAVARLQDEVLGDMESALTDSHQDGLLGCPQYTRPAVFNQMTVPDVLTSGDHKKISQWRQDKAWELTKKIRPDLIDE
- a CDS encoding RNA methyltransferase; amino-acid sequence: MNKPNIYLALIHHPVINKFGDIITTSITNLDIHDISRSCLTFEVKNFFIVTPLSSQKEMISRIMKFWQTEAASNYNAFRSQALNIVRHADTFDDVIKYIQKQESNDPVVVGTTAIERNDQINYGDFCKNYLAGSSPVLLLFGTGNGLAQSILSECDLILKPVYGSGQYNHLSVRSAAAIILDRLTSEK
- the rplS gene encoding 50S ribosomal protein L19 — protein: MNIIHEATADQLRTDHPEFRVGDTIKVHYLIKEGSKERIQVFQGIVMQRRGEKVSQSFTVRKISNGVAVERVFPFHSPHVSKIEVIRFGRVRRAKLFYLRRVKGKAARVKEKKRY
- the efp gene encoding elongation factor P, whose amino-acid sequence is MATTSDIRNGMIIDFKNGLYEIVEFQHVKPGKGAAFVRTKLKNIRTGKVIDNTFRTSEKLDEVRVEKHKKEYLYFDGTFYVFMDSTTYEQLNVPPETIGNAEKFLVDNMEVAMKLGPTGEILGIELPIVVEQAIEECEPNVRGNSASVSGKKATTDRGLDLTVPFFIEVGDKVRIDTRTGEYIERV